The sequence below is a genomic window from Sphingobium sp. EP60837.
GGGGCGTTTGGGCTCATGGTTGAAACGGTTGCCGTGGCTGAATTCAGGAATGTTGCTGTTGACCAGCCAAACCTGGTTACCCTTCACCTCGGCATAGCTTTCGGCGATGTTGCCCTCACCGAAGCGAAGCGACTTCACCTCCGTCCCCTGCAGCGCGATGCCCGCTTCGAACACATCCTCCAGGAAATATTCAAAGCGCGCGCGCCGGTTCTCGGCGACGATCTTCTTCTTGTCGAACAATTCGGGACGGGGACGGGCCATGGGACTCTTAACTAACTCACTTCACCATATAAGGCCGCAGCCCTTTTAGACGAGACCCGCAATTTCCAGCGCCCGATCAACCGCCGCGCGGCTCGATTCCGACGGCCAGGTGATCGGCAGACGTATGTCACCGGGCATGTCCGACCGCACGCGGGTGAGCGCATATTTAACCGGACCAGGTGAAGAATCGCTGAACAGGGCGTCATGCAAGGGGTAGAGACGATCCTGCAGCGCAAGCGCACCGTTCCAATCGCCGGACGCGCAAGCGGCCTGGAACTCCGCACACAGCCGCGGCGCGACATTCGCCGTGACGGAGATGCAGCCCTTGCCCCCCATTGCATTGAATCCCAGAGCGGTTTCGTCATTGCCGGACAGCTGGCAGAAATCCGCCCGGCAGGCGAGGCGCTGCGCGGTGACCCGCCCCAGATTTCCGGTGGCGTCCTTGATGCCGACGATCGACTGATATTCCTCAGACAAGCGGTGAATCACCGGAACGCCGATGTCGGTGATAGTGCGGCTGGGCACATTGTAGAGGACTATCGGCAGGTTGCAGCGTTCGGCCAGATAGGCAAAATGCTGATAAACGCCGTCCTGGTTCGGCTTGTTATAATAAGGCGCGACGACCAGCGCGGCGTCTGCGCCAGCTGCTTGGGCGGCGAACATATGTTCCAGAGCGATGCGCGTGTCATTGGAACCGCAGCCCGCGATCACCGGCACCCGGCCCGCCGCCTGATCGACGCAGATGGCGACCACGCGATTATGCTCTTCCACCGTCATGGTTGCGCTTTCGCCGGTGGTGCCGCAGGGTACGAGCGCGCTGCTTCCCTCCTCGATCTGCCAATCCACGAGGGCGCGAAATGCCGCCTCGTCCACCGTCCCGTCGCGAAACGGGGTGACCAGCGCCGGAATGGACCCGGAAAACATCAACAAACTCCTTCAATTCACCGGCATTCCGGGGCACACTGTCGAGTGAGGGCGACGTGGCGCTATAGCGCGTCATTCATGGCCTGATAAGGATGGAATTGCGATGATGTCCAGTAGGCTGTCACCTCGCCGCCCTGAAACAGCAATGGTCCGCATGCCTTTGATCGCTCTTCTTCTTTTCACCGCCGGCGCCAGCGCCCAGACCGAAGCGCCGGTTTACCCTGCAGCAACGCCCTACCCGGCCGGTGCAGTGGTGCAGCCGACTCCGGCACCAACTCAATCGACACCCTGGAGCCAAGTGAGCGGGCGAATCGGCGTTGCGTCCGATCCCGCCATCTCCGGCACGATCAGCCAATGGCGCGCGCTGCAGCAGAGCGACGGCCTGGGTTTTTCCACCTATACCAGCTTCATCCTGGCGAACCCCGGCTGGCCGGGCGAGGACCGCATGCGGCGGCTGGCGGAAACCAGCATCAATCCCAACAGCTATGATCCGCGGCAGGTTACGGCCTTCTTTGCCCGCTTCCCGGCGCGGACCGCGACCGGGCATGCGCGCAATGCACTCGCGCTGGTGCAGATGGGGCGCATGGCCGAAGCGCGCATCGCCGCGCGTAGCGCATGGGTCGGTGGCTCGCTCTCCCCCGATGACGAGTCGCGACTGCTGTCGCTCTTCGGTTCTAGTTGGACGAGCGCGGATCATGATCAACGCGCCGACATGCTGTTGTGGGGCAATGACACCGCAGGGGCGCAGCGAATGCTGGCCTATGTGACGCCAACGCGCCGCCCCGTCTATGACGCGCGGATCGGCTTCCGCCAGAAGCTGCCCGATGCAGCCGCTCGGATGCAAATCGCCGAGAGCGTAGGCGTATCTGACGCAGGTTATATTGCCGATAAGGCGACATGGCTGATCAACACCGGCAATTGGATCGCTGCACGGCAATATTTGGCCAACCGTCCGGCGCTGACCTTCCGCCCCGGCAATGCCGAGAAATGGTATGAGACGCTGCTGGGGCAGGCGCGCGCAGCCGCCAATGACAGCCAGTGGAGCTTCGCCTACGGCATCGCCAGCAAGATCGATGACGCTTATGCTCCTGGCGTCGACATCTCCAGCCGCCCGATTG
It includes:
- the smpB gene encoding SsrA-binding protein SmpB, encoding MARPRPELFDKKKIVAENRRARFEYFLEDVFEAGIALQGTEVKSLRFGEGNIAESYAEVKGNQVWLVNSNIPEFSHGNRFNHEPKRPRKLLLHEREIARMHGAVERKGMTLVPLSIYFNGRGKAKVELALAKGKKTHDKRETIKERDWKRDQQRIMKAHR
- the dapA gene encoding 4-hydroxy-tetrahydrodipicolinate synthase, with amino-acid sequence MFSGSIPALVTPFRDGTVDEAAFRALVDWQIEEGSSALVPCGTTGESATMTVEEHNRVVAICVDQAAGRVPVIAGCGSNDTRIALEHMFAAQAAGADAALVVAPYYNKPNQDGVYQHFAYLAERCNLPIVLYNVPSRTITDIGVPVIHRLSEEYQSIVGIKDATGNLGRVTAQRLACRADFCQLSGNDETALGFNAMGGKGCISVTANVAPRLCAEFQAACASGDWNGALALQDRLYPLHDALFSDSSPGPVKYALTRVRSDMPGDIRLPITWPSESSRAAVDRALEIAGLV